A region from the Cervus elaphus chromosome 10, mCerEla1.1, whole genome shotgun sequence genome encodes:
- the LOC122702137 gene encoding vegetative cell wall protein gp1-like has protein sequence MVSERAVAGALAFDWLECGSARLRLAGALRATRGHLLEGQGFRELRARGPGAAAVAKLAAQLPRSRSHPRLARARVHSRLGRSRVSLSLTPPPAPSLPHPPLPGLPPGLSPAPPPPPSALALAELPPLPALPLRPAPPAPWGPGAHVALPELPPEACVPAPPAAALALQDLPRLPAPAPPPAHLPLPPLPEAAVAATPGPVGARGRPPLIAESPPQPLPPLPARPSPFNLLAPPVPRDPWPLPAFPPPLLPPPPPPYFFLSPPC, from the exons ATGGTCTCAGAGAGGGCA GTCGCCGGCGCACTGGCCTTTGATTGGCTGGAGTGCGGCAGCGCACGACTCCGATTGGCTGGGGCTCTCAGAGCGACGCGTGGCCACCTGCTGGAGGGACAAGGCTTCCGCGAGCTGCGCGCGAGGGGCCCTGGCGCGGCTGCTGTGGCCAAGCTGGCTGCCCAGCTTCCCCGCTCCCGCTCGCATCCGCGGCTGGCCCGCGCCCGCGTCCACTCGCGGCTGGGCCGGTCCCGCGTGTCGCTGTCCCTGACCCCGCCGCCCGCGCCGTCCCTGCCGCATCCGCCTTTGCCGGGACTCCCACCGGGCCTGAGccctgcgccgccgccgccgccctcgGCGCTCGCCCTGGCCGAGCTGCCGCCGCTGCCTGCACTCCCACTGCGGCCAGCGCCGCCGGCTCCCTGGGGCCCAGGCGCCCACGTGGCGCTGCCGGAGCTGCCGCCCGAGGCCTGCGTGCCCGCGCCACCCGCCGCCGCGCTCGCCCTGCAGGACCTGCCGCGGCTCCccgcgcccgcgccgccgcccgcGCACCTGCCACTGCCGCCGCTGCCAGAGGCCGCGGTCGCCGCCACTCCCGGTCCCGTGGGCGCGCGCGGCCGCCCGCCCCTCATCGCCGAGTCACCCCCGCAGCCGCTGCCGCCGCTGCCTGCACGGCCCTCGCCCTTCAACCTGCTGGCGCCCCCAGTGCCTCGAGACCCCTGGCCACTGCCCGCCTTCCCCCcgccgctgctgccgccgcccccgccgccctaCTTCTTCCTGTCGCCTCCCTGCTGA